The stretch of DNA AAGTCGGCGGTGAAGAGCGTTGGAGACCTCCTGCTGGTGAAGGGGACCGACGCCAGCAGCTGCAACAATGCCGAGGAGGGCGGCATCATGACCCGCTGGATTGCCCGGGTGGATGTCCAGCTGAACAACGGCCGGTGGATCCGCGCCGCGTCGCTGCATATGCCTCCGCCGCGTTGCCAGTACGGCCTGGGCAGCCCCTTCGCCGTCATGGCCGACAACGTCGTGGCGTTCGCCAACCGCAGCGACCCCCTGCTCGTTCTGGGCGCGGACTGGAACAAGGTGGTCGATGCCGATCCGAATGAGATCGGCGCCCGCACCGGCCTGAAGCCGCGCGGCCCCGATACCGGCCCGCGCATCGATGGCTTCTACGTGTCGCCTGCGATCACCACCAACGATCTGCACTACCTCGCCCAGACGGGCAGCGACCACCGCCCGGTGCAGATGACGATTGGGGTGCCTGCCCCTTAGCCAGAAGTTCTTGTCGCCCCGGAGCGGCAGCCCCGCTCACCGTTTGGGGGCGCGGAGGATCCAGGAGAGCACCCGCCCGTCCAGGCCCAGCACGAAGAGCTGAGCGCCGAGCAGCACCGGTTCCGTGCGAAGCGGGGTGTCGGCCTGAAGCGAGAAGAGGGGCGTCATCCCCTCGGGGTTCAGGACAAGCAGTTGTCCCTGGCTGCCACTGGTGGGGATGAGCAGGCGCTCCTCCCAGATGGCGGGCCGCGTCACCAGCGAGGCGGGCAAGTTCGTGCTGGAGAGCGTCTCTCCCGTCCCGGGCGAGAGCGCAAGGAGCTGGGGCGGCTCGGTCCCCGTTCCCACCCAGAGTTTGCCCAGGGCCACCGTTGGCGGGCTCGTGAGCA from Stigmatella aurantiaca encodes:
- a CDS encoding endonuclease/exonuclease/phosphatase family protein, encoding MIQRAGTLAVAVLAVVAASSAAIASVRSADVPKAAAAANEQLRVVTANLAFRGPDAVRNDWNTIGPNADIVFVQEAKNVRLRDILGDAWAVRQDTSSDDRQGSAVVIRKSAVKSVGDLLLVKGTDASSCNNAEEGGIMTRWIARVDVQLNNGRWIRAASLHMPPPRCQYGLGSPFAVMADNVVAFANRSDPLLVLGADWNKVVDADPNEIGARTGLKPRGPDTGPRIDGFYVSPAITTNDLHYLAQTGSDHRPVQMTIGVPAP